One region of Candidatus Omnitrophota bacterium genomic DNA includes:
- the pth gene encoding aminoacyl-tRNA hydrolase, producing the protein MRLIVGLGNPTAKYRDTRHNIGFKVIDSLAEDNSIRFRTNVKARARIASGQICGRRVLLFKSLRFMNICGLSLSPFMLEKDIEIGDLLVICDCLDLAFGKIRLKNKGSDAGHRGMRSIINALGRNDFSRLKIGIGRCLDASSDVSEYVLSKFNPREKREFPQIIEDAEKKICEWIKNGG; encoded by the coding sequence ATGAGATTGATTGTTGGTTTAGGCAATCCAACTGCCAAGTACAGGGATACGCGTCATAATATCGGTTTTAAAGTCATAGACTCACTTGCTGAGGATAATAGCATAAGATTTAGGACCAATGTTAAGGCAAGGGCTAGAATCGCAAGTGGCCAAATTTGCGGTAGGAGAGTTCTCCTTTTTAAGTCACTTAGATTTATGAATATTTGCGGCTTAAGCCTTTCTCCTTTTATGCTAGAGAAAGATATCGAAATAGGTGATTTACTTGTTATCTGCGATTGTTTGGATTTAGCCTTCGGAAAGATTAGACTTAAAAATAAAGGTTCTGATGCGGGTCATCGCGGAATGCGTTCAATAATAAATGCTTTAGGCAGAAATGATTTTAGTCGTTTAAAGATTGGTATTGGAAGATGTCTTGATGCAAGCTCTGATGTGAGTGAATATGTCTTATCTAAATTTAATCCGAGAGAAAAAAGAGAGTTTCCTCAAATTATTGAAGATGCAGAAAAAAAAATTTGTGAATGGATAAAGAATGGGGGTTAA
- a CDS encoding septation protein SpoVG family protein: MEITETRIFLKESPDKKLKAYATVTFDNAFVVRNIKVIEGNSGLFIAMPSRKIKYLCPKCSFRNEARAKFCNQCGGQVPDVSRAQSPQARTESEHRDIAHPITQSFREYLQKKVLDAYELERSKGPSVVQGNTGERIA; this comes from the coding sequence ATGGAGATAACAGAAACAAGAATATTCTTAAAGGAAAGCCCGGATAAGAAACTAAAGGCCTATGCTACTGTAACATTTGATAATGCATTTGTTGTGCGCAATATCAAAGTTATTGAAGGTAACAGCGGCCTGTTTATTGCCATGCCTTCCCGGAAGATCAAGTATTTGTGTCCAAAATGTTCATTTAGAAATGAGGCTCGCGCTAAATTCTGCAATCAATGCGGTGGTCAGGTACCTGACGTTAGCAGGGCACAATCTCCTCAGGCGAGAACCGAGTCAGAACACAGGGATATTGCCCATCCTATCACGCAGAGTTTCCGAGAATATCTTCAGAAGAAGGTCTTGGATGCCTACGAACTTGAAAGGTCTAAGGGTCCGTCAGTAGTTCAGGGGAATACTGGCGAAAGGATAGCTTAA
- the bamA gene encoding outer membrane protein assembly factor BamA has product MKILPLPTSKLLSLVVAFVITFSLGLSIYAQDDGAAWEKKQIKEIDIIGNKTVSLSTLISKIKTKVGSEYSVKVARDDIKRLYALGYFDDVRIELEEVDTKVRVIFHVLEKPIIGSIRFKGTRRIHKRILQESMKTKEETYLDKQRLRQDLDEIKRIYARKGFSLVQTSYDSVLDEKNNKVTITIKVDEGLSARVRRVEVEGNSAFPDSRIISLIKTKPSAWWLFRKGYLDESTLEEDIQRLGVFYRSEGYSDVKIDKEILSLRLGWYRIVLKIQEGKRYFVGKITIEGNESFSSEEIKEYSKEMRPDAVFSQNGLEVDEFNIRSFYMDRGYIYAKVSAISSLNQKTEKVDIHFKITEHEINYVNLIKVRGNIKTKDVVIRRQLRLRPGDRFDGAKLRRSKERLYNLGFFDELEGIDFDIEPTQENNKSNLIVEVKETHTGAFSFGGGYSSIDQFIGFVELEQKNFDWKNFPYFTGGGQDLKLRASVGSITEMFDLSFTEPWLFDYPVSFGFDIYKEKRERETDVGFGYEEDKAGGVLRLGKELSEYWYINTFYQLEEIEISDIDDSATADFKKEEGKNQLSTLGLSATFDSRDNIFEPHKGLRSQNSFEFTGGPLGADKDFTKFSHSTSLFFPLPREAVAMFKVRLGIVNPFGDSDDVPIYERFFAGGSETIRGYNERKVGPIDTVTDDPIGGEALLVGNIEYLYPLWKHIRAAAFIDSGNVWRKMEDFSKGGFKTGIGVGLRIKTPLGPFKLDYGYPLQVEAGEEQKEGQLHFSFSRGF; this is encoded by the coding sequence TTGAAGATATTGCCCCTTCCCACATCTAAACTTTTAAGTCTTGTTGTCGCATTCGTTATTACGTTTTCCTTAGGTCTCTCAATCTATGCCCAGGATGATGGCGCGGCATGGGAGAAAAAACAGATTAAGGAAATCGACATCATCGGCAATAAGACAGTCAGTTTATCTACGCTTATCTCCAAGATAAAGACCAAGGTTGGCAGTGAATATTCAGTAAAGGTTGCCAGAGACGATATAAAAAGGTTATACGCCTTGGGTTATTTTGATGATGTGCGTATTGAGCTGGAGGAGGTAGATACCAAGGTCAGGGTAATCTTCCATGTTTTAGAAAAACCGATTATAGGTTCTATCCGTTTTAAGGGCACGCGACGTATTCATAAGCGAATACTGCAAGAATCCATGAAGACAAAAGAAGAGACTTACTTGGATAAGCAGAGGTTACGACAGGATTTAGATGAAATAAAGCGAATCTATGCACGCAAAGGCTTTTCCTTGGTCCAGACAAGTTATGACTCTGTTCTGGATGAGAAAAACAATAAAGTCACTATAACGATTAAAGTCGATGAAGGCCTAAGTGCTCGCGTCAGGAGAGTTGAGGTTGAAGGTAATTCTGCATTTCCTGATTCAAGGATTATAAGCCTGATTAAGACAAAGCCTTCGGCTTGGTGGTTATTCAGAAAGGGCTATCTCGACGAATCTACTTTGGAAGAGGATATCCAGCGTTTAGGCGTCTTTTATCGCAGTGAGGGATATAGCGATGTTAAGATAGATAAAGAGATTTTAAGTTTGCGGCTGGGTTGGTACAGAATAGTGTTAAAAATCCAGGAGGGTAAGCGTTATTTTGTAGGTAAGATAACGATTGAAGGTAACGAGTCTTTTTCTTCCGAAGAGATAAAGGAATATTCTAAAGAGATGCGGCCCGATGCTGTATTCAGTCAAAATGGTTTGGAGGTTGATGAATTTAATATTCGCAGTTTCTATATGGATAGAGGATATATATATGCTAAGGTGAGCGCTATATCAAGTCTGAACCAGAAAACAGAAAAGGTTGATATACATTTTAAGATAACAGAGCACGAAATCAACTATGTTAATCTTATTAAAGTCAGGGGTAATATTAAGACCAAGGATGTTGTTATCCGTCGCCAATTGCGTCTAAGGCCAGGAGACCGCTTTGACGGAGCTAAATTACGCCGTTCCAAAGAACGACTCTATAATCTCGGATTCTTTGACGAGCTGGAGGGGATAGATTTTGATATAGAGCCTACGCAGGAGAATAATAAAAGTAATTTGATCGTAGAGGTAAAGGAAACGCACACGGGTGCTTTTAGTTTTGGAGGCGGCTACAGCTCAATTGATCAATTTATTGGCTTTGTTGAACTAGAGCAGAAAAATTTTGACTGGAAAAATTTTCCTTACTTTACCGGCGGGGGTCAGGATTTAAAATTGCGTGCCTCGGTTGGTAGCATAACTGAAATGTTTGATTTAAGTTTTACAGAGCCCTGGCTTTTTGATTATCCAGTATCTTTTGGTTTTGATATTTATAAGGAAAAGCGTGAGCGTGAAACTGATGTTGGATTTGGTTATGAAGAAGATAAGGCAGGTGGCGTTCTGCGCTTGGGAAAAGAATTATCCGAATATTGGTACATAAATACATTCTATCAGTTAGAGGAGATTGAAATCTCCGATATAGATGATAGCGCTACAGCCGATTTTAAGAAAGAGGAAGGGAAAAATCAATTGAGCACCTTGGGTCTAAGCGCTACCTTTGATAGCCGTGACAATATATTCGAGCCTCATAAGGGATTAAGGTCACAGAATAGTTTTGAATTTACTGGCGGACCACTAGGTGCAGATAAGGATTTCACCAAGTTCTCTCATTCTACAAGTTTGTTTTTTCCTTTACCTCGTGAAGCAGTAGCTATGTTTAAAGTAAGATTGGGCATTGTCAATCCTTTTGGTGATAGCGATGATGTACCGATATATGAGCGTTTCTTCGCTGGCGGCTCTGAGACGATTCGCGGATATAATGAACGAAAGGTTGGTCCGATTGATACTGTAACCGATGATCCTATTGGCGGTGAAGCGTTGTTGGTAGGTAATATTGAATATCTCTATCCATTATGGAAGCATATTAGGGCAGCTGCCTTTATCGATTCAGGAAACGTCTGGAGGAAGATGGAGGATTTTTCCAAGGGTGGGTTTAAGACCGGTATCGGGGTAGGTTTGAGGATTAAGACGCCTCTTGGGCCGTTTAAGTTGGATTATGGTTATCCTCTTCAAGTTGAAGCAGGGGAGGAACAAAAAGAGGGTCAGCTTCATTTTAGTTTTAGCCGTGGATTCTAA
- the rpsF gene encoding 30S ribosomal protein S6 codes for MNNYEAMILMRPDLSEEERKVVFDKIRDAIDKKGGQIEVSDIWAEKKRLAFNISSALTSGGLKRYGEALFYLVNFKIASEAITQLRSEFKLNDSIIRVLIVKRSQGLVSVKSAS; via the coding sequence ATGAATAATTATGAAGCAATGATCTTGATGAGGCCAGATTTATCGGAAGAAGAAAGAAAAGTTGTGTTTGATAAGATAAGGGATGCCATCGACAAAAAGGGCGGCCAGATAGAGGTCTCTGATATTTGGGCTGAAAAGAAGAGGCTTGCCTTTAATATTAGCTCTGCCTTGACAAGCGGTGGCCTAAAAAGATATGGCGAGGCCTTATTTTATTTAGTTAACTTTAAAATAGCTTCAGAGGCGATAACTCAGTTAAGAAGCGAATTTAAATTAAATGATTCAATAATTAGGGTATTAATCGTCAAAAGGAGTCAGGGCTTAGTAAGCGTCAAAAGCGCAAGCTAA
- a CDS encoding ribose-phosphate pyrophosphokinase: MDKLTVFTGNANRKLAEDICKYLRLKLADALITSFSEGEIRVKINENVRGKDVFVIQPTCPPPNDNLMELLIMIDALKRASSARITAVIPYYGYARQDRKDQPRVPITAKLVANLLTSAGADRVLTIDLHAGQIQGFFDIPLDHLFAINVFVDYFSKLELENLVIVSPDVGGIKMARAYAKRMSAQLAIVDKRRLSPDQIEIMNILGEVKGKDCIVVDDLTATGSSLIEAAVALRKAGACDIYAAVAHGVLSEDAISRIEKSILKELVITDTIPLLDKSEGSRIKVLSVAPLLGEAIKRIHREESVSCLFDD, translated from the coding sequence ATGGATAAATTGACTGTATTTACTGGAAACGCTAATCGTAAATTAGCAGAAGATATCTGTAAATATCTAAGGCTGAAATTAGCCGATGCATTGATTACTAGTTTTAGTGAAGGTGAGATTCGGGTTAAGATTAACGAGAACGTGCGGGGTAAAGACGTATTTGTTATTCAGCCGACTTGTCCGCCTCCCAATGATAACCTCATGGAGCTTTTAATTATGATTGATGCACTCAAACGAGCATCGAGCGCCAGGATTACTGCTGTTATACCTTATTATGGTTACGCCCGCCAGGACAGGAAAGATCAGCCGCGTGTTCCCATAACCGCAAAGCTTGTAGCTAATCTCCTAACTAGTGCTGGGGCAGATAGAGTCCTGACAATTGATCTACATGCGGGTCAGATTCAAGGCTTTTTTGATATTCCGCTGGACCATTTGTTCGCTATAAATGTTTTCGTTGATTATTTTTCTAAATTAGAATTAGAGAATTTAGTAATTGTGTCTCCTGATGTGGGTGGTATCAAAATGGCACGTGCCTACGCCAAGAGGATGTCTGCGCAGTTGGCTATAGTAGATAAACGGCGCCTTTCTCCTGATCAGATTGAGATTATGAATATATTGGGAGAGGTTAAGGGAAAGGATTGTATAGTCGTTGATGATTTGACTGCTACCGGAAGTTCACTTATTGAGGCTGCTGTTGCCTTAAGAAAGGCAGGGGCTTGCGATATCTACGCAGCTGTGGCGCACGGTGTGTTATCTGAAGATGCAATAAGCCGCATTGAAAAATCAATTTTAAAGGAATTGGTAATTACTGATACAATACCCTTGCTTGATAAAAGTGAAGGCTCTCGGATTAAGGTTCTTTCTGTGGCTCCGCTTCTGGGAGAGGCGATAAAAAGAATCCACAGAGAAGAGTCAGTAAGTTGTTTGTTTGATGATTAA
- the rplI gene encoding 50S ribosomal protein L9, with translation MEIILRNDIPKLGKAYDVVKVKAGYARNYLLPKNLAFRVTQANLEKIEKEKKAKKLAGEKDKSHYKEICSSLSGKSFTIPVATNEEEKLYAGVSKEEIVEAVKLEGIDIQPNNVLMEQAIKELGIYEIEVRLKYDIVAKIKIWIVKK, from the coding sequence ATGGAGATTATATTACGTAATGATATCCCAAAATTAGGTAAGGCCTATGATGTAGTTAAGGTTAAAGCTGGTTATGCAAGAAATTATCTCTTACCCAAAAATTTAGCCTTTAGAGTAACGCAGGCTAATTTAGAAAAAATCGAAAAAGAAAAGAAGGCTAAAAAACTGGCGGGAGAAAAAGATAAGAGTCATTATAAAGAGATTTGTAGCAGCTTAAGCGGAAAATCCTTTACTATCCCTGTTGCTACTAACGAAGAAGAAAAACTCTATGCAGGCGTTTCCAAAGAAGAAATAGTAGAGGCAGTCAAACTTGAGGGCATAGACATCCAGCCGAATAATGTACTAATGGAGCAGGCTATTAAAGAGTTGGGTATTTATGAAATAGAAGTCCGTTTAAAATATGACATTGTAGCCAAGATAAAAATTTGGATAGTTAAAAAATGA
- the dnaB gene encoding replicative DNA helicase — MKKRAQNTKQKEPTVSALRTNPNNIEAEMALLGSMIIDEDALHAGMEVTKEEYFYKEIHRKIFRSLVNLYSHSNAIDLVTLADELKRQKVIEDIGGAAYLTELTNAVPSTTNVSHYARIVKEKNVLRSLITNATRIISSAYEAENKVDEVLDHAEQLIFDISDSRIESSNLPLKEVIKNSIETIDRLYQRKAHVTGLPTGYSDFDVRTAGLQASDFIVIAGRPSMGKSSFALGITEHLGLVEKIPVAFFSLEMSKEQLAQRMICSHARVDAHRVRTGFLSASDWPRLTQAAGKLSDAKIFVDDTASLSIFELRAKARRLKSQHNIQLIVVDYLQLMRGPSNAESKQQEISEISRSLKALARELRIPLIAISQLSRAVESRTDRRPQLSDLRESGAIEQDADLVTLLLREEYYNPTEDNKGIADVIIAKQRNGPVGSMKLTFIKEYTRFEDIAPSHI; from the coding sequence ATGAAGAAACGCGCTCAAAACACTAAACAGAAAGAACCAACAGTGTCAGCCTTACGTACTAACCCTAATAACATAGAGGCAGAGATGGCCCTGTTAGGTTCAATGATTATTGATGAAGACGCGCTCCATGCTGGCATGGAAGTAACAAAAGAGGAATATTTTTACAAAGAGATTCATAGGAAGATTTTTCGTTCTTTAGTAAATCTTTATAGTCACAGCAATGCAATAGATTTAGTCACACTTGCGGATGAGCTGAAGAGGCAGAAGGTGATTGAAGATATCGGCGGGGCTGCTTATCTTACAGAATTGACAAATGCAGTCCCTAGCACAACTAACGTAAGTCACTATGCGCGTATTGTAAAAGAAAAGAACGTACTCCGGAGCCTTATTACTAATGCCACACGCATTATAAGTAGTGCATATGAGGCAGAAAATAAGGTTGATGAAGTCTTGGATCATGCCGAGCAGTTAATCTTTGACATAAGCGATAGCCGAATAGAGTCTTCAAATCTGCCGCTGAAAGAGGTTATTAAGAATAGTATTGAAACGATTGATAGGCTTTATCAGCGCAAGGCGCATGTTACGGGCCTGCCTACAGGATACAGTGATTTTGATGTGCGTACAGCAGGACTGCAGGCTTCGGATTTTATCGTGATTGCGGGACGTCCTTCAATGGGTAAAAGCTCTTTTGCCTTGGGCATTACTGAACATCTGGGCTTGGTAGAAAAGATACCTGTTGCATTTTTTAGCCTTGAAATGTCTAAGGAGCAGCTAGCCCAGCGCATGATCTGTTCACATGCCCGCGTTGACGCCCACAGAGTAAGAACGGGTTTTCTTTCTGCAAGCGATTGGCCGAGGTTGACCCAGGCGGCAGGCAAACTATCTGATGCCAAGATTTTCGTTGATGATACAGCTTCTTTATCTATCTTTGAACTCCGTGCCAAAGCACGCAGATTAAAATCACAACATAATATACAGTTAATTGTAGTTGATTATTTACAGCTTATGCGCGGGCCGTCTAATGCAGAGAGCAAGCAACAGGAGATATCTGAGATCTCACGTTCCTTAAAGGCCTTAGCACGTGAATTAAGGATTCCTTTGATAGCCATAAGTCAGCTATCGCGTGCTGTTGAGTCGCGTACTGACCGTCGGCCACAATTGTCAGATTTAAGAGAATCAGGCGCTATTGAACAGGACGCTGATTTAGTTACCTTGCTTCTAAGGGAAGAGTATTACAATCCTACAGAGGATAATAAAGGTATTGCAGATGTTATTATCGCCAAACAAAGAAATGGTCCCGTTGGTTCAATGAAATTAACATTTATTAAGGAGTATACTAGATTTGAAGATATTGCCCCTTCCCACATCTAA
- the ispE gene encoding 4-(cytidine 5'-diphospho)-2-C-methyl-D-erythritol kinase, protein MRSLSIKAPAKLNLLLRVLSRRRDGYHNIQSLFERINLFDNIRVTPRDDSKITVSCTHPKVPGGAGNLAYKAAKLLKCRFSIRDGVNIAILKNIPVAAGLGGGSSDAAAVILALNQLWKLKLGKIELSGIAACIGSDVGFFLRNSSFSLVTGRGQLLRQLKTDLRLWHILVVPDVFLSTKKVYRQFDRLKSEESKGRKAPNKSPTRTLTKETKNVTMLSPLDKLNRDKGVSLARLISRLARSSNLSIHLQANHNSLEQAAVFFAPQISKIKRMLRSFGVKYVGMSGSGPSVFGILHSRKEAEDLKKKLAKFRDWRTFVVRTF, encoded by the coding sequence ATGCGTTCTTTATCTATTAAGGCTCCGGCAAAGTTGAATCTCCTCTTACGTGTCTTAAGTAGGCGGCGAGATGGATATCATAATATCCAGAGCTTGTTCGAACGCATTAATCTCTTTGACAATATAAGAGTTACTCCCAGGGATGATAGCAAGATTACTGTATCCTGCACTCATCCTAAGGTGCCGGGAGGAGCTGGTAATCTCGCATACAAGGCAGCCAAGCTATTAAAGTGTAGGTTTTCAATTAGAGATGGTGTTAATATTGCTATTTTGAAAAATATACCTGTTGCTGCTGGTCTAGGCGGTGGTTCTTCGGATGCTGCGGCAGTAATTTTGGCGTTAAACCAGTTGTGGAAATTGAAGTTAGGTAAAATTGAGCTTTCTGGTATTGCTGCCTGCATTGGTTCAGATGTAGGATTTTTCCTGAGAAATAGCAGTTTTAGTTTAGTTACTGGACGCGGCCAACTCCTGCGGCAGTTGAAGACAGATTTGCGTCTTTGGCATATTTTAGTAGTCCCGGATGTTTTTTTATCAACAAAGAAAGTCTATAGGCAGTTTGATAGGCTAAAATCAGAAGAATCCAAGGGTAGAAAAGCTCCAAATAAGAGCCCTACGCGAACATTGACAAAAGAGACAAAAAATGTTACTATGTTAAGCCCTTTGGATAAGCTTAATAGAGATAAAGGGGTCTCTCTAGCAAGGTTGATTTCCCGCTTGGCTAGATCTAGTAATTTGAGTATACATTTGCAGGCTAATCATAACAGCCTGGAGCAGGCTGCTGTCTTTTTTGCGCCCCAGATAAGCAAGATAAAGCGCATGTTACGTTCTTTTGGTGTTAAATATGTGGGCATGTCTGGTAGTGGCCCCAGTGTATTTGGTATCCTACACTCAAGAAAGGAGGCAGAAGACCTAAAAAAGAAGCTCGCCAAATTTAGAGATTGGCGCACTTTTGTTGTTAGGACGTTCTAG
- the rpsR gene encoding 30S ribosomal protein S18 yields MFKRRKLDNKFKKRNLFLRKKVCRLCRDKSIEMDYKNIKFLERFINERGKIISSRITGNCAKHQRSLSQAIKRARFVALLPYTR; encoded by the coding sequence TTGTTTAAGAGAAGGAAGCTTGATAATAAGTTCAAGAAGAGAAATTTATTTTTGAGGAAAAAGGTCTGTAGATTATGTCGGGATAAATCCATAGAGATGGACTATAAAAATATAAAATTTCTCGAGAGGTTTATCAATGAGCGCGGTAAGATTATCTCAAGCCGCATTACAGGTAATTGCGCAAAACACCAAAGAAGTTTAAGCCAAGCGATTAAAAGGGCTAGATTTGTAGCATTGCTACCTTATACACGCTAG
- a CDS encoding 50S ribosomal protein L25, whose product MEEIQLEVSLRKEKGKSKVKALRRAKLIPAVVYSDKANHVLSIDRTCFQRAIGTHPAENVIVNLKIRDEASDAKKHKEHYVIIKDIQYDPVLDTILHVDFHEISLTEEITVKVPIIAKGEPIGVKQDSGALEHQLWELEIKCLPRNMPEKIEVDVTSLNIGDNIHVKDLKLPAGVVFLQDPEMVVVSVAAPIKEEAPPEEAVEGEAAEGAQEPEVIKEKKEKGEEEGKEAPEVKEKPKEKTKE is encoded by the coding sequence ATGGAGGAGATTCAATTAGAAGTATCTTTGCGTAAAGAGAAAGGAAAGTCTAAGGTTAAGGCCTTAAGGCGCGCTAAGCTTATCCCGGCAGTGGTGTATTCAGATAAGGCCAATCATGTCTTAAGTATTGACAGAACTTGTTTTCAAAGGGCAATAGGAACTCATCCTGCTGAAAACGTTATTGTGAATTTGAAGATTCGCGATGAGGCAAGTGACGCTAAAAAACATAAAGAACACTACGTTATCATAAAGGATATCCAGTATGATCCGGTATTGGATACTATCTTGCATGTAGATTTTCATGAGATTTCACTTACGGAAGAAATCACCGTAAAAGTACCTATAATAGCTAAAGGTGAGCCCATAGGCGTTAAACAGGATAGCGGGGCATTAGAACATCAATTATGGGAATTGGAGATTAAATGTTTACCCAGGAATATGCCTGAGAAAATAGAGGTTGATGTGACCTCGCTTAACATAGGAGATAATATCCATGTTAAGGATTTGAAATTGCCTGCAGGCGTTGTTTTCTTGCAGGATCCAGAAATGGTTGTAGTATCTGTTGCAGCTCCGATTAAAGAGGAAGCGCCACCTGAGGAGGCGGTTGAAGGCGAGGCGGCTGAAGGCGCACAAGAGCCTGAGGTAATAAAGGAGAAGAAGGAGAAAGGCGAAGAGGAGGGAAAAGAAGCGCCGGAAGTTAAGGAAAAGCCAAAGGAAAAAACTAAAGAATGA
- a CDS encoding NTP transferase domain-containing protein, with product MKKNRCISAVVLAAGKGVRMKSKKPKVLIPLCGRTLLDTVIDNLLKVNDFKEIVIVLNKELLFLKRKLEARNQRIKVAIQLKPLGTADALKSALSKVAKAASDIFVINADVALFKVATIKRLIDSHMHSLRAATLLSAVSESPAGYGRVIRNKTGQVERITEEIDLCEEEKQIGEINSGIYCFKKGVLGRALGQIRRRKNKNEYYLTDAIGILLTQGVGVVSAQTLEEILGINSAADLAKAARIMSSRIVSGFLAEGVKIMDPANTYIEANVKIGTETVIYPFTYIETQVVIGKDCSIGPFARLRKDVHLDDNVTVGNFVELSRTRVGSGTIIKHFGYLGDCSIGKKVNVGAGSVTANFDGLTKHKTHIEDGAFIGCDTVLIAPVKVGKTAVTGAGSVLVKKRNVPKGKVAVGVPARIINKKRG from the coding sequence ATGAAGAAAAACAGATGTATTAGTGCCGTGGTTCTTGCTGCTGGTAAAGGCGTACGCATGAAGTCCAAAAAACCCAAGGTGCTCATTCCGCTTTGCGGCAGGACATTACTGGATACGGTTATTGATAATTTATTGAAGGTAAATGATTTTAAAGAAATAGTCATTGTCTTGAATAAAGAGCTTCTATTCCTAAAGCGCAAATTAGAGGCCAGGAATCAAAGAATAAAGGTTGCAATTCAACTCAAGCCTTTAGGTACAGCAGATGCCTTAAAATCTGCTTTATCTAAAGTCGCTAAGGCAGCTTCAGATATATTTGTTATTAATGCTGATGTTGCGCTTTTTAAAGTCGCTACTATTAAGAGGTTAATTGATTCACATATGCACTCTCTGAGAGCGGCTACATTGTTAAGCGCTGTTTCTGAATCGCCGGCAGGTTACGGCAGGGTTATAAGAAACAAGACAGGTCAGGTAGAGAGGATCACAGAAGAGATAGATTTGTGCGAGGAAGAAAAACAGATAGGAGAAATTAATAGCGGCATATATTGTTTTAAGAAAGGCGTCCTAGGCCGTGCGCTTGGTCAGATTAGGCGCCGCAAAAATAAGAATGAATATTATTTGACGGATGCGATCGGGATCTTACTTACTCAAGGAGTAGGTGTAGTCAGCGCCCAGACCCTGGAGGAAATCTTGGGTATTAATTCTGCAGCTGATCTTGCCAAGGCTGCGAGAATTATGTCCTCGAGAATTGTTAGTGGCTTTTTGGCAGAGGGCGTAAAGATCATGGATCCTGCAAATACCTATATTGAAGCAAATGTGAAGATTGGTACGGAGACAGTTATCTATCCTTTTACATATATTGAAACTCAGGTAGTGATTGGCAAGGATTGTTCTATCGGACCCTTTGCGCGCTTAAGAAAAGATGTACATTTGGATGACAATGTGACAGTGGGAAATTTCGTTGAACTTTCTCGCACGCGTGTTGGCTCAGGAACCATCATAAAGCATTTTGGCTATCTGGGTGATTGTTCTATTGGAAAAAAAGTCAATGTTGGCGCAGGTTCAGTCACCGCTAATTTTGATGGCTTAACTAAGCATAAGACGCACATCGAAGATGGCGCATTTATTGGTTGTGATACAGTTTTAATTGCTCCTGTAAAGGTAGGCAAAACTGCTGTTACAGGTGCGGGTTCAGTACTTGTAAAAAAGAGAAATGTGCCAAAAGGCAAAGTAGCAGTGGGAGTTCCAGCTAGAATTATCAATAAGAAGAGAGGATAA
- the ssb gene encoding single-stranded DNA-binding protein has product MANFNKVFLIGNLTRDPELRYTPSGTAVANLRIATNRRFKDKEGQQKDEVCFVTVVTWNKQAEVCNQYLQKGRPIFVEGRLQSRSWQAQDGSKRNVLEVRAERVQFLGGASKGQDASVQTTEEKEPAKQDSVQTDYGLDPSWSVDEDVS; this is encoded by the coding sequence ATGGCTAATTTTAACAAGGTGTTTTTAATCGGAAACTTAACCCGAGATCCTGAACTGCGCTATACCCCTTCAGGTACTGCTGTAGCCAATTTGCGCATTGCTACAAATCGCAGATTCAAAGATAAAGAAGGGCAGCAAAAGGACGAGGTCTGTTTTGTTACGGTTGTTACCTGGAATAAACAGGCTGAGGTATGCAATCAGTATCTCCAGAAGGGCAGGCCAATTTTTGTGGAAGGAAGATTGCAGTCGCGTTCTTGGCAGGCGCAGGATGGAAGTAAAAGAAATGTATTAGAAGTTAGGGCTGAACGTGTGCAATTTTTAGGAGGAGCTTCCAAGGGACAAGATGCATCAGTCCAGACGACTGAAGAAAAAGAACCAGCTAAGCAAGATAGCGTCCAGACAGACTATGGTCTAGATCCTTCCTGGTCAGTGGACGAGGATGTTTCTTAG